One genomic segment of Amycolatopsis granulosa includes these proteins:
- a CDS encoding AMP-binding protein: MTTVGPGLSPSAHVDTFCRDHLPPVESWPEFLTELPGLHYPQRLNCGVELLDAVIAERGPDRRCLLTPDGRAWTYGDLRDQVDRTARVLTEQLGVVPGQRVLLRGPNTPALAACWLAVMKAGAVAVPTMPLLRSAELSTIAEISKVGLALCDARFAGELRAADLRGAAVVTYGSPAPDDLDARTRGVPAAFTAVDTAADDVALLAFTSGTTGRPKATMHFHRDILAIADTFSRHVLKPRADDLFTGTPPLAFTFGLGGLLVFPLRAGAATLLIEKASPDQLADAIETHGVTVCFTAPTAYRSMLRSGRGAALGRLRRAVSAGEHLPATTWRAVHDATGLALIDGIGSTEMLHIFVSAADDDIRPGATGRAVPGYRAAILDDHGDPLPPGMPGRLAVKGPTGCRYLADDRQAVYVQNGWNITGDTFVADSDGYFHYLARNDDMIVSAGYNIAGPEVEEALLAHDAVQECGVVGVPDTERGQIVKAFVVLRPDVAEDADLVAELQRFVKQRIAPYKYPRAIEFVDGLPRSATGKLQRFKLRQRAHTEAG; encoded by the coding sequence ATGACCACCGTCGGTCCGGGCCTCAGCCCCTCCGCGCACGTCGACACGTTCTGCCGGGACCACCTCCCGCCGGTGGAGTCCTGGCCGGAATTCCTCACCGAGCTCCCCGGGCTGCACTACCCGCAGCGGCTCAACTGCGGCGTGGAACTGCTCGACGCGGTGATCGCCGAACGCGGGCCGGACCGGCGGTGCCTGCTCACCCCGGACGGCCGGGCCTGGACCTACGGGGATCTGCGCGACCAGGTCGACCGCACCGCGCGGGTGCTCACCGAACAGCTCGGCGTGGTGCCCGGCCAGCGGGTGCTGCTGCGCGGCCCCAACACGCCGGCACTGGCCGCGTGCTGGCTCGCCGTGATGAAGGCCGGCGCGGTCGCCGTGCCCACCATGCCGCTGCTGCGGTCGGCGGAACTCAGCACGATCGCCGAGATCAGCAAGGTCGGTCTCGCCCTGTGCGACGCGCGGTTCGCCGGCGAGCTGCGCGCGGCCGACCTGCGCGGCGCGGCGGTGGTCACCTACGGCTCCCCGGCGCCGGACGACCTGGACGCGCGAACCCGCGGCGTGCCGGCCGCGTTCACCGCCGTCGACACCGCCGCCGACGACGTCGCCCTGCTGGCCTTCACCTCGGGCACCACCGGGCGGCCGAAGGCGACCATGCACTTCCACCGCGACATCCTCGCGATCGCCGACACCTTCTCCCGCCACGTCCTCAAGCCCCGCGCGGACGACCTGTTCACCGGGACACCGCCGCTGGCCTTCACCTTCGGCCTCGGCGGGCTGCTCGTCTTCCCGCTGCGTGCCGGGGCGGCCACCCTCCTGATCGAGAAGGCGTCCCCGGACCAGCTCGCGGACGCGATCGAGACGCACGGTGTCACGGTCTGCTTCACCGCCCCGACCGCGTACCGGTCGATGCTGCGCTCGGGCCGGGGCGCCGCGCTGGGCCGGCTGCGGCGCGCGGTGTCGGCGGGGGAGCACCTGCCGGCGACCACCTGGCGCGCCGTGCACGACGCGACCGGCCTGGCGCTCATCGACGGCATCGGTTCCACCGAAATGCTGCACATCTTCGTCTCCGCCGCCGACGACGACATCCGGCCGGGCGCGACCGGGCGGGCCGTGCCCGGCTACCGGGCCGCCATCCTCGACGACCACGGCGATCCGCTGCCCCCGGGCATGCCAGGGCGGCTGGCGGTCAAGGGCCCGACCGGCTGCCGCTACCTCGCCGACGACCGGCAGGCGGTGTACGTGCAGAACGGCTGGAACATCACCGGGGACACCTTCGTCGCCGACTCCGACGGCTACTTCCACTACCTCGCCCGCAACGACGACATGATCGTCTCGGCCGGCTACAACATCGCCGGTCCGGAGGTCGAGGAGGCACTGCTCGCGCACGACGCCGTGCAGGAGTGCGGCGTGGTCGGTGTGCCCGACACCGAGCGCGGGCAGATCGTCAAGGCGTTCGTGGTCCTGCGGCCGGACGTCGCGGAGGACGCGGACCTGGTGGCCGAGCTGCAGCGGTTCGTCAAGCAGCGGATCGCGCCCTACAAGTACCCGCGCGCGATCGAGTTCGTGGACGGCCTGCCGCGCAGCGCCACCGGGAAGCTCCAGCGGTTCAAGCTGCGGCAGCGCGCGCACACCGAGGCCGGGTGA
- a CDS encoding PaaX family transcriptional regulator C-terminal domain-containing protein codes for MPTDPEDSGRAPKPRALIVTVYGLYARETGGWMSVAALIQMLARCGVDEPSVRSSIFRLKRRGLLTAAKAGGVAGYALSGTAREILDEGDRRIFRRRRATTGEGWLIVVFSVPESERDKRHQLRSRLSWLGFGTVSAGVWIAPAHLLDETRETLARHRLESYVDLFRSDHAGFAATAERVRTWWDLDRLHELYDAFLTRHAPVLSGYRRRRRIDGARAFADYVTALTDWRRLPYLEPGLPLEVLPPHWIGLRAAEVFFDLRRRLAGPAHDYVESLRAAAVSA; via the coding sequence GTGCCCACCGATCCCGAGGACTCCGGGCGCGCACCGAAACCACGCGCGCTGATCGTCACCGTCTACGGCCTCTACGCCCGGGAGACGGGTGGCTGGATGAGCGTCGCCGCCCTGATCCAGATGCTCGCCCGGTGCGGCGTGGACGAGCCCTCGGTGCGCTCGTCGATCTTCCGGCTCAAGCGCCGGGGCCTGCTCACCGCGGCCAAGGCCGGCGGGGTCGCCGGGTACGCACTCTCCGGCACGGCACGGGAAATCCTCGACGAGGGCGACCGCCGCATCTTCCGGCGCCGCCGCGCCACCACCGGCGAGGGCTGGCTGATCGTGGTGTTCAGCGTGCCCGAGTCCGAACGCGACAAACGCCACCAGTTGCGCTCCCGGCTGTCCTGGCTCGGGTTCGGCACCGTCTCCGCCGGCGTGTGGATCGCCCCGGCGCACCTGCTCGACGAGACGCGGGAAACCCTGGCGCGGCACAGACTCGAGAGCTACGTCGACCTGTTCCGGTCCGATCACGCCGGGTTCGCCGCGACCGCGGAGCGCGTGCGCACCTGGTGGGACCTGGACCGGCTGCACGAGCTCTACGACGCGTTCCTCACCCGCCACGCTCCGGTGCTGAGCGGCTACCGGCGGCGGCGCCGCATCGACGGCGCCCGCGCCTTCGCCGACTATGTCACCGCGCTCACCGACTGGCGCCGCCTGCCCTACCTGGAGCCGGGGCTGCCCCTGGAAGTGCTGCCGCCGCACTGGATCGGCCTGCGCGCGGCGGAGGTGTTCTTCGACCTGCGCCGCAGGCTGGCCGGTCCGGCCCACGACTACGTCGAGTCGCTGCGCGCGGCGGCGGTCAGCGCCTGA
- a CDS encoding RidA family protein has translation MQRVDPPELAQPRGFSHAVVASGTTIFLAGQTALDAGGRIVGGTVVDQFERALSNLFTALRAAGGEPDRLVSLTVYATDLADYRAHAREIGAVWRRLAGRDYPAMAAVGVSRLWDADALVEVQGFAVV, from the coding sequence GTGCAACGGGTCGACCCGCCGGAACTGGCGCAGCCGCGGGGGTTCTCGCACGCGGTGGTCGCCAGCGGGACGACGATCTTCCTGGCCGGGCAGACCGCGCTCGACGCCGGTGGGCGCATCGTCGGCGGCACCGTCGTCGACCAGTTCGAGCGGGCGCTGTCGAACCTGTTCACCGCCCTGCGTGCCGCCGGTGGTGAACCGGACCGGCTGGTGAGCCTCACCGTGTACGCCACGGACCTCGCGGACTACCGCGCGCACGCCCGGGAGATCGGAGCGGTGTGGCGGCGCCTGGCCGGCCGCGACTACCCGGCGATGGCGGCCGTCGGGGTGTCCCGGCTGTGGGATGCCGACGCGCTGGTGGAGGTGCAGGGCTTCGCCGTGGTCTGA
- a CDS encoding SDR family NAD(P)-dependent oxidoreductase, with protein MSDGRVALVTGAGRGIGRAIARRLSAEGCRVALVARSRDQLAETASGCAAPVKMIPADVTDPDAADRVHTEIERDWGPVEVLVANAGAGHSARLERTTDADWQRMLDLNLTAPFRFVRRAVPPMRAAGWGRIVVVASTAARIGEPYIAAYTASKHGVLGLVRAAAAELARTGVTVNAVCPGYVDTPMTEQTIGTIVATTGRSPGEARETLARKQPIGRLISPAEVADAVWFCVGAGAVTGQAIQVDGGTVQ; from the coding sequence GTGAGCGACGGGCGGGTCGCGCTGGTCACCGGTGCCGGCCGGGGCATCGGCCGCGCCATCGCCCGGCGGCTGAGCGCCGAGGGCTGCCGGGTCGCGCTGGTCGCGCGCAGCCGGGACCAGCTGGCGGAGACCGCGAGCGGCTGCGCCGCGCCGGTGAAGATGATCCCCGCGGACGTCACCGATCCGGACGCGGCCGACCGCGTCCACACCGAGATCGAACGGGACTGGGGTCCGGTGGAGGTGCTCGTGGCCAACGCCGGCGCGGGCCACTCGGCCCGCCTGGAGCGCACCACGGATGCCGACTGGCAGCGCATGCTGGACCTCAACCTGACCGCACCGTTCCGGTTCGTGCGGCGCGCGGTGCCCCCGATGCGGGCGGCCGGGTGGGGGCGGATCGTCGTGGTGGCGTCCACCGCCGCGCGGATCGGCGAGCCGTACATCGCGGCCTACACCGCGAGCAAGCACGGGGTGCTGGGCCTGGTGCGTGCCGCGGCGGCGGAACTGGCCCGCACCGGCGTGACGGTGAACGCGGTGTGCCCCGGGTACGTGGACACGCCGATGACCGAGCAGACGATCGGCACCATCGTGGCCACGACCGGGCGCAGCCCGGGTGAGGCCAGGGAGACGCTGGCACGCAAGCAGCCGATCGGCCGGTTGATCAGCCCCGCGGAGGTGGCCGACGCGGTGTGGTTCTGCGTCGGGGCGGGTGCGGTGACCGGGCAGGCGATCCAGGTGGACGGAGGGACGGTGCAGTGA
- a CDS encoding enoyl-CoA hydratase family protein, with translation MTYRFHASPRLTEDWRHFRFGKADGVATVTLDRPEKLNPLTFESYADLRDLLAELPHHQDVRVLVIRGEGKGFCGGGDVDEIIGELIKMEPRDLMRFTKMTGAVIRAMRDCPIPIITAVHGIAAGAGAVVALASDFRVVGHSGRFAFLFTKVGLSGGDMGAAYLLPRVAGLGRATELLMLGDTIDAETADRYGLVSRLVADDELDTAVAELARRLADGPTLALAQTKSLLTAELDMSISASMELDAMTQALLMTTRDHAEFHAAFTERRAPRWEGR, from the coding sequence ATGACCTACCGCTTCCACGCCTCCCCGCGGCTCACCGAGGACTGGCGGCACTTCCGGTTCGGCAAGGCCGACGGCGTCGCGACGGTGACGCTGGACCGGCCGGAGAAGCTCAACCCGCTGACCTTCGAAAGCTACGCCGATCTGCGCGATCTGCTGGCCGAGCTGCCGCACCACCAGGACGTGCGGGTGCTGGTGATCCGCGGTGAGGGCAAGGGGTTCTGCGGCGGCGGCGACGTCGACGAGATCATCGGCGAGCTGATCAAGATGGAGCCGCGGGACCTGATGCGGTTCACCAAGATGACCGGCGCGGTGATCCGGGCGATGCGCGACTGCCCGATCCCGATCATCACCGCGGTGCACGGCATCGCGGCCGGCGCCGGCGCGGTGGTGGCCCTCGCCTCGGACTTCCGGGTGGTCGGGCACTCCGGCCGGTTCGCCTTCCTGTTCACCAAGGTGGGGTTGTCCGGCGGGGACATGGGCGCGGCCTACCTGCTGCCGCGCGTGGCCGGGCTCGGCCGGGCGACCGAACTGCTGATGCTGGGCGACACGATCGACGCCGAGACCGCGGACCGCTACGGCCTGGTGTCGCGGCTGGTCGCCGACGACGAGCTGGACACCGCGGTCGCCGAGCTCGCCCGCAGGCTCGCCGACGGGCCGACGCTGGCGCTGGCCCAGACGAAATCGCTGCTGACCGCCGAGCTGGACATGTCCATTTCGGCGTCGATGGAGCTGGACGCGATGACACAGGCCCTGCTCATGACCACCCGCGACCACGCCGAGTTCCACGCGGCGTTCACCGAGCGCCGGGCGCCGCGGTGGGAGGGCCGGTGA
- a CDS encoding acyl-CoA dehydrogenase family protein, whose product MSAVAAFRLGAKQREYQNWVRDVATGKLAGSGSGRVDRELVRTLGELGLLRGLFGGRPGEDPSDAAAVQLCLLRETIAQISTEAETALALQGLGSYPILQSGSAELRARWIPPVISGEAVAAFALTEAGAGSDAANLQLRAERDGEGWVLTGEKLWISNAPGADVYTVFARTTPGAGARGVTAFAVPGDSAGLSGEPLEMLSPHPIGRLEFDGVRVGAGAVLGEVDRGFAVAMRTLDLFRPSVGAFAVGMAQAALDLTVAHVRERQVYGAPLAGQQAVAHRIADLATELEAARLLVYAAAAAYDEGAEPQAQPRRSAMAKLYATEAAQQIIDGCVQLHGAAALRRGHPLEHLYRDVRALRIYEGASEVQRSLIARHLIGREYTR is encoded by the coding sequence ATGTCCGCGGTGGCTGCGTTCCGACTGGGTGCAAAGCAGCGGGAGTACCAGAACTGGGTGCGTGACGTGGCCACCGGCAAGCTCGCCGGGTCCGGCTCCGGCCGGGTCGACCGCGAGCTCGTGCGGACGCTCGGTGAGCTCGGGCTGCTCCGGGGGCTGTTCGGCGGCCGGCCGGGCGAGGACCCCTCCGATGCCGCTGCCGTGCAGTTGTGCCTGCTGCGCGAGACGATCGCCCAGATCAGCACCGAGGCGGAGACCGCACTCGCCCTCCAGGGGCTGGGCAGCTACCCGATCCTGCAATCCGGCTCGGCCGAGCTGCGCGCGCGGTGGATTCCCCCGGTGATCTCCGGCGAGGCCGTCGCCGCGTTCGCGCTCACCGAGGCCGGTGCGGGGTCGGACGCGGCGAACCTCCAGCTGCGCGCCGAACGCGACGGCGAGGGCTGGGTGCTGACCGGCGAGAAGCTGTGGATCTCCAACGCGCCGGGCGCCGACGTCTACACCGTGTTCGCCCGCACCACGCCCGGCGCCGGTGCGCGCGGGGTCACCGCGTTCGCGGTGCCCGGGGACAGTGCCGGGCTCTCCGGTGAGCCGCTGGAGATGCTTTCGCCGCACCCGATCGGGCGCCTGGAGTTCGACGGCGTGCGGGTCGGCGCCGGTGCGGTCCTGGGCGAGGTGGACCGGGGCTTCGCCGTCGCGATGCGCACGCTGGACCTGTTCCGGCCCAGCGTCGGCGCCTTCGCGGTGGGCATGGCCCAGGCGGCGCTCGACCTGACCGTCGCCCACGTCCGCGAGCGCCAGGTGTACGGGGCACCACTGGCCGGCCAGCAGGCCGTGGCGCACCGCATCGCGGACCTGGCCACCGAGCTGGAAGCGGCCCGCCTGCTCGTCTACGCCGCGGCCGCCGCGTACGACGAGGGCGCGGAGCCCCAAGCGCAACCCCGGCGGTCGGCCATGGCGAAGCTGTACGCCACCGAGGCCGCGCAGCAGATCATCGACGGGTGCGTGCAGCTGCACGGCGCCGCGGCCCTGCGGCGCGGCCACCCGCTCGAGCACCTCTACCGGGACGTGCGGGCGCTGCGCATCTACGAAGGTGCCTCCGAGGTCCAGCGTTCCCTCATCGCACGCCATCTGATCGGCAGGGAGTACACCCGATGA
- the rox gene encoding rifampin monooxygenase → MFDVIVAGAGPTGLMLAAELRLHGVRVVVLDKDAEPTTVVRSLGLHVRSIEVIDQRGLLDRFLAHGQRYPLDRLRFAGIGKPGAGLVDSAHPWILGIPQTVTDRLLAEHAGALGAGIRRGAELTGLSQDDHGVTAELADGTRLRSRYLVGCDGGRSTVRTLLGIGFPGEPAAREWLLGEMEVTTPPAELAAVVARVRETHHGFGLAPAGDGVHRVLVPAAKVTGDRTVPPTLDEVARQLRAFAGTDFGVHSPRWLSRFGDATRLAESYRTGRVLLAGDAAHVHPPLSGQGLNLGIQDAVNLGWKLAAEVGGWAPAGLLDSYHTERHPVAADVLNHTRAQSELQTPASGPRAVRRLLSELMDNEQVTRYLLDKITAIGVRYDFGGGHDMVGRRMRDVGLRRGRLYAHMHTGRGVLLDQTGRLSVAGWADRVDHVVDVSDELDVPAVLLRPDGHVAWAGDEQQDLLGHLPTWFGAAT, encoded by the coding sequence GTGTTCGATGTGATCGTCGCCGGGGCCGGGCCGACCGGTCTGATGCTGGCCGCCGAGTTGCGGCTGCACGGCGTGCGCGTGGTCGTGCTGGACAAGGACGCGGAGCCGACCACGGTGGTGCGGTCGCTCGGACTGCACGTGCGCAGCATCGAGGTGATCGACCAGCGCGGCCTGCTGGACCGGTTCCTCGCCCACGGCCAGCGGTACCCGCTCGATCGCCTGCGCTTCGCCGGGATCGGCAAGCCCGGCGCCGGGCTGGTGGACAGCGCGCACCCCTGGATCCTGGGCATCCCGCAGACCGTCACCGATCGCCTGCTGGCCGAGCACGCCGGCGCGCTCGGTGCCGGGATCCGGCGCGGCGCCGAACTGACCGGGCTGAGCCAGGACGACCACGGCGTGACCGCCGAGCTCGCGGACGGCACCCGGCTGCGCTCGCGGTACCTGGTCGGCTGCGACGGCGGCCGCAGCACGGTGCGCACGCTGCTCGGTATCGGATTCCCGGGCGAACCCGCCGCCCGCGAGTGGCTGCTGGGCGAGATGGAGGTGACCACACCGCCGGCCGAACTGGCGGCCGTGGTGGCGCGGGTCCGCGAGACCCACCACGGGTTCGGTCTCGCGCCGGCCGGCGACGGGGTGCACCGGGTCCTCGTGCCGGCGGCGAAGGTCACCGGGGACCGGACGGTCCCGCCGACGCTCGACGAGGTCGCGCGGCAGCTACGGGCGTTCGCCGGCACCGACTTCGGCGTGCATTCACCGCGCTGGCTGTCCCGCTTCGGCGACGCCACCCGGCTGGCCGAGAGCTACCGGACCGGCCGGGTGCTGCTGGCCGGCGACGCCGCGCACGTTCACCCGCCGCTGAGCGGGCAGGGGCTGAACCTGGGTATCCAGGACGCGGTCAACCTCGGGTGGAAACTGGCCGCCGAGGTCGGCGGCTGGGCGCCCGCCGGGCTGCTGGACAGTTACCACACCGAACGGCACCCCGTGGCCGCCGACGTGCTCAACCACACCCGTGCGCAGTCCGAGCTGCAAACGCCCGCCTCCGGCCCCCGGGCGGTGCGCCGGCTGCTGTCCGAGCTGATGGACAACGAGCAGGTGACCCGGTACCTGCTCGACAAGATCACGGCGATCGGGGTGCGCTACGACTTCGGCGGGGGTCACGACATGGTCGGCCGGCGGATGCGGGACGTGGGGTTGCGGCGGGGACGCCTCTACGCGCACATGCACACCGGCCGCGGAGTGCTGCTCGACCAGACCGGACGGCTCTCGGTCGCGGGCTGGGCGGACCGGGTCGACCACGTGGTCGACGTCAGCGACGAGCTGGATGTGCCCGCCGTGCTGCTGCGCCCGGACGGCCACGTCGCGTGGGCCGGCGACGAGCAGCAGGACCTGCTCGGGCACCTGCCCACGTGGTTCGGCGCCGCCACCTGA
- a CDS encoding nitroreductase family deazaflavin-dependent oxidoreductase, whose translation MTTQNRRPPAFAQAFNKVAVKFAGRRVAPLWALVRHRGRKSGKPYQTPIAIVGSTPGAVYIGLPWGRRTDWIRNLQEGGGTLVWKGRTFAVAEPAFTGKDEVLSHVSGLRRRLAQRWPMEDYLRLTLRPTGQ comes from the coding sequence ATGACCACTCAGAACCGCCGGCCACCGGCCTTCGCCCAAGCGTTCAACAAGGTTGCCGTCAAGTTCGCCGGTCGCCGGGTGGCACCGCTGTGGGCCCTCGTCCGGCACCGGGGCCGCAAGTCGGGCAAGCCGTACCAGACGCCGATCGCGATCGTCGGTTCCACGCCCGGCGCCGTCTACATCGGCTTGCCCTGGGGCCGCCGCACCGACTGGATCCGCAACCTCCAGGAGGGTGGCGGCACGCTCGTGTGGAAGGGGCGGACGTTCGCCGTCGCCGAACCGGCCTTCACGGGCAAGGACGAGGTGCTGTCGCACGTCTCCGGCCTGCGCCGCCGCCTTGCCCAGCGGTGGCCGATGGAGGACTACCTGCGGTTGACGTTGCGGCCCACCGGGCAGTGA
- a CDS encoding 3-hydroxybutyryl-CoA dehydrogenase has product MDISKVGVVGGGLMGSGIAEVCARAGLDVVVAEVGEAALTAARERIGKSLERAVRAGKLAADDAEAAASRLSYTVDLAGFADRDLVVEAVAEDEQVKAEVFGRLDEVVQRPDAILASNTSSIPIMKLAAATGRPAQVVGIHFFNPVPVLPLVELIPSLLTSAETRDRAAEFATATLGKTVVHAPDRAGFVVNALLIPYLLSAIRMLESGFAEAADIDAGMVHGCAHPMGPLRLADLIGLDTTKAVAESMYAEFKEPLYAPPPLLLRMVDAGLLGRKSGRGFYDYRKDA; this is encoded by the coding sequence ATGGACATCTCGAAGGTCGGCGTGGTCGGCGGCGGGCTGATGGGCTCGGGCATCGCCGAGGTGTGTGCCCGGGCAGGGCTGGACGTGGTGGTCGCCGAAGTCGGCGAGGCGGCGCTGACCGCGGCCCGGGAGCGGATCGGCAAGTCGCTGGAGCGTGCGGTGCGAGCCGGGAAGCTGGCCGCGGACGACGCCGAGGCGGCGGCCTCGCGGCTGTCCTACACGGTGGACCTGGCAGGTTTCGCCGACCGGGATCTGGTGGTCGAGGCGGTGGCCGAGGACGAGCAGGTCAAGGCCGAGGTGTTCGGCCGGCTCGACGAGGTCGTGCAGCGGCCGGACGCGATCCTGGCGTCCAACACCTCGTCGATCCCGATCATGAAGCTGGCGGCGGCGACCGGGCGGCCCGCGCAGGTGGTGGGCATCCACTTCTTCAACCCGGTGCCGGTGCTGCCGCTGGTGGAGCTGATCCCGTCGCTGCTGACCTCGGCCGAGACCCGCGACCGGGCGGCGGAGTTCGCGACGGCGACGCTGGGCAAGACGGTGGTGCACGCGCCGGACCGGGCCGGGTTCGTGGTCAACGCGCTGCTGATCCCCTACCTCCTGTCGGCGATCCGCATGCTGGAGTCCGGCTTCGCCGAGGCCGCCGACATCGACGCCGGCATGGTGCACGGCTGCGCCCACCCGATGGGCCCGCTGCGGCTGGCCGACCTGATCGGGCTGGACACGACGAAGGCGGTCGCCGAGTCGATGTACGCGGAGTTCAAGGAACCGCTCTACGCTCCCCCGCCGCTGCTGCTGCGCATGGTCGACGCGGGTCTGCTGGGCCGCAAGTCCGGCCGCGGCTTCTACGACTACCGGAAGGACGCCTGA
- a CDS encoding acyl-CoA dehydrogenase family protein: MYQLPEEHEELRLAVRALAEKEIAPYAAEVDEKERFPYEALQALNASGFNAVHIPEEYEGQGADAVAACIVIEEVARVDASASLIPAVNKLGTQPILLSASEELKKLVLPEIAAGATASYGLSEREAGSDTASMRTRARLDGDQWVLNGTKAWITNAGESAWYTVMAVTDPEAPKKSNGISAFVVHKDDPGFSVGPKERKLGIKGSPTREIHFENCTIPAERIIGEPGTGLKTALRTLDHTRPTIGAQALGIAQGALDAAVAYVKERKQFGTAIGQFQGVQFMLADMGMKIEAARHLVYASAAATERGDARAGFMASAAKAYASDVAMSVTTDAVQLFGGAGYTRDFPVERMMRDAKITQIYEGTNQIQRMVMARALLKS, translated from the coding sequence ATGTACCAGCTGCCCGAGGAGCACGAGGAGCTGCGGCTCGCCGTCCGTGCGCTGGCGGAGAAGGAGATCGCACCGTACGCCGCCGAGGTGGACGAGAAGGAGCGGTTCCCGTACGAAGCCTTGCAAGCGCTGAATGCGTCGGGGTTCAACGCGGTGCACATTCCGGAGGAGTACGAGGGTCAGGGTGCGGACGCGGTGGCGGCGTGCATCGTGATCGAGGAGGTGGCGCGGGTTGATGCGTCGGCGTCGTTGATTCCGGCGGTGAACAAGCTGGGGACGCAGCCGATCCTGTTGTCGGCGTCGGAGGAGTTGAAGAAGCTGGTTCTGCCGGAGATCGCGGCGGGGGCCACGGCGTCTTACGGGTTGTCGGAGCGGGAGGCGGGGTCGGACACGGCGTCGATGCGGACCCGGGCGCGGTTGGACGGGGACCAGTGGGTGCTCAACGGCACGAAGGCGTGGATCACCAATGCCGGGGAGTCGGCGTGGTACACGGTGATGGCGGTGACCGATCCGGAGGCGCCGAAGAAGTCGAACGGGATTTCGGCGTTCGTGGTGCACAAGGACGATCCGGGGTTCTCGGTGGGGCCGAAGGAGCGCAAGCTGGGGATCAAGGGCTCGCCGACGCGGGAGATCCATTTCGAGAATTGCACGATTCCGGCGGAGCGGATCATCGGTGAGCCGGGTACGGGGTTGAAGACGGCGCTGCGCACGCTGGATCACACCCGCCCGACGATCGGGGCGCAGGCGCTGGGTATCGCGCAGGGCGCGCTGGACGCGGCGGTGGCGTATGTGAAGGAGCGCAAGCAGTTCGGCACGGCGATCGGACAGTTCCAGGGTGTGCAGTTCATGCTCGCCGACATGGGCATGAAGATCGAGGCGGCCCGGCACCTGGTGTACGCCTCGGCCGCGGCCACCGAGCGGGGTGATGCGCGGGCGGGGTTCATGGCCTCGGCGGCGAAGGCCTACGCCAGCGACGTGGCGATGTCGGTGACCACCGACGCGGTGCAACTGTTCGGCGGCGCCGGCTACACCCGTGACTTCCCGGTGGAACGCATGATGCGTGACGCCAAGATCACCCAGATCTACGAGGGCACCAACCAGATCCAGCGCATGGTCATGGCCCGCGCCCTGCTCAAGAGCTGA
- a CDS encoding nucleoside hydrolase: protein MTRKVILDVDTGTDDAVAIMLAALHPDLDLAAVTTVSGNVPLAATTDNTLRVLDAIGRPDIPVHPGLAHPIARRGFPGPRHFEAGSARDMHGTSLPLPAPRTAARAESAVEFLLHTLRTTTEPVTLVPVGPLSTIATVLAADPSVRDAVAELVIMGGAHDHGNVTPSAEFNIWADPEAAAMVLSAGVSRLTLVTLDATHRALVTRDDCVKLSGLGTPAGRAAADLITRRIDAYSAGRGVAADDAAPVHDAVCIAYLLRPEVITTRPVHVEVETTGSRTVGRTVMDLRPNATGEPNARVAFDARADVLVDLLLSTFA, encoded by the coding sequence GTGACACGCAAGGTGATCCTCGACGTCGACACCGGTACCGACGACGCGGTCGCGATCATGCTGGCCGCCCTGCACCCGGACCTCGACCTGGCCGCGGTGACCACCGTCAGCGGCAACGTGCCGCTGGCCGCCACCACCGACAACACGCTGCGCGTGCTGGACGCGATCGGCCGCCCGGACATCCCGGTGCACCCGGGGCTGGCCCACCCGATCGCGCGGCGCGGGTTCCCCGGGCCGCGGCACTTCGAAGCCGGCTCGGCCCGCGACATGCACGGCACGTCCCTGCCGTTGCCGGCACCCCGCACCGCCGCGCGCGCGGAGTCGGCGGTCGAGTTCCTGCTGCACACCCTGCGCACCACCACCGAACCGGTGACGCTGGTGCCGGTCGGGCCGCTCAGCACCATCGCCACCGTGCTCGCGGCCGATCCGTCGGTGCGCGACGCGGTCGCCGAGCTCGTCATCATGGGTGGCGCGCACGACCACGGCAACGTGACGCCGTCCGCCGAGTTCAACATCTGGGCCGACCCGGAGGCCGCGGCCATGGTGCTGTCGGCCGGCGTTTCGCGCCTGACACTCGTCACGCTCGACGCCACGCACCGCGCGCTGGTCACCCGCGACGATTGCGTGAAGCTGAGCGGGCTCGGCACCCCCGCCGGCCGGGCGGCCGCAGACCTGATCACGCGCCGCATCGACGCCTACTCGGCCGGACGCGGCGTCGCCGCGGACGATGCCGCGCCAGTTCACGACGCGGTGTGCATCGCCTACCTGCTGCGCCCGGAGGTGATCACCACCCGCCCGGTGCACGTCGAGGTCGAGACGACCGGAAGCCGCACCGTCGGCCGGACCGTGATGGACCTCCGTCCGAACGCGACCGGCGAGCCGAACGCGCGGGTGGCGTTCGACGCCAGGGCGGACGTGCTGGTCGACCTGCTGCTGAGCACGTTCGCCTGA